A stretch of the Gracilinanus agilis isolate LMUSP501 chromosome 4, AgileGrace, whole genome shotgun sequence genome encodes the following:
- the HAPLN2 gene encoding hyaluronan and proteoglycan link protein 2, whose product MPNQLILYALWSLLFPLGVAIYHKGTGNPAPHPGPHYLLPPIHEVIHSRRGATVTLPCVLGTPPPSYKVRWSKVEPGELRETLILITNGHHARGYGPLGGRARMRRGHRLDASLVITSVALEDEGRYRCELVNGLEDESLALTLRLEGVVFPYQPSRGRYQFNYYEAKQACAEQDGRLATYPQLYQAWTEGLDWCNAGWLLEGSVRYPVLTARAPCGGRGRPGIRSYGPRDKQRDRYDAFCFTSALRGHVFFVPGRLTLAEASGACVRRGAVLAKVGHLYAAWKFSGLDRCDGGWLADGSVRFPITTPRPRCGGLPDPGVRSFGFPSPEQPAYGTYCYAET is encoded by the exons ATGCCTAACCAACTAATCCTCTATGCCCTCTGGAGCCTCCTCTTTCCTCTAGGTGTTGCCATCTATCACAAAGGCACAGGCAATCCAG CACCCCACCCTGGTCCCCACTACCTCCTGCCCCCCATCCACGAGGTCATTCACTCTCGCCGCGGTGCCACGGTCACCCTACCCTGCGTTCTGggcaccccaccccccagctaCAAGGTGCGCTGGAGCAAAGTGGAGCCTGGGGAACTACGGGAAACACTAATCCTGATTACCAACGGGCACCATGCCCGGGGCTACGGGCCCCTGGGAGGCCGTGCCAGGATGAGGAGGGGGCACAGACTGGATGCCTCCCTTGTGATCACGAGTGTGGCGCTGGAGGATGAAGGGAGATACCGCTGCGAGCTCGTCAATGGCCTGGAAGATGAGAGCTTGGCACTGACCCTCAGACTGGAGG GTGTAGTTTTCCCGTACCAGCCCAGTCGGGGCCGATATCAATTTAATTACTATGAAGCTAAGCAAGCATGTGCTGAGCAGGACGGGCGGCTGGCCACGTATCCCCAGCTTTATCAGG CGTGGACCGAGGGCCTGGACTGGTGTAACGCGGGATGGCTCCTGGAGGGCTCAGTGCGTTACCCAGTGTTGACAGCTCGAGCACCCTGTGGAGGTCGGGGCCGGCCAGGGATTCGCAGCTACGGGCCGCGAGACAAGCAACGTGATCGCTACGACGCCTTCTGTTTTACCTCCGCGCTGCGGG GCCACGTGTTCTTCGTTCCCGGCCGTCTGACGCTGGCAGAGGCTAGCGGAGCCTGCGTAAGGCGCGGAGCTGTGCTTGCCAAGGTTGGCCACCTCTACGCTGCCTGGAAGTTCTCGGGCCTGGACCGCTGCGATGGGGGCTGGCTGGCTGACGGCAGTGTGCGCTTCCCCATCACCACTCCGCGGCCCCGTTGTGGAGGCCTCCCGGATCCCGGAGTCCGCAGCTTCGGTTTCCCCAGCCCAGAGCAGCCAGCCTATGGGACCTACTGCTATGCCGAGACCTAG